One Corynebacterium tuberculostearicum DNA window includes the following coding sequences:
- a CDS encoding Fpg/Nei family DNA glycosylase, which yields MPEGHVIHRLANKFNADFRGMPLRVTSPQGRFAAEAELLNGERIELAETYGKHLFVHFSAQDPHHILYIHLGLIGKLRFEPREEVGGQIRVRIDNGAEAANLRGPQFCRLLTEEEYRTQLAKVGQDPLRADADVEALWAKVHKSRRSIGSLMMDQHLYAGVGNIYRAETLFRHGLSPFLPGREVSRETFDATWADLVDLMEYGVEHGRIDTVRPEHSPEAMGREPRKDDHGGEVYVYRRAGLPCYICGTPVAEKVMEGRNLFWCPTCQPAP from the coding sequence ATGCCTGAAGGTCACGTCATTCACCGCCTAGCTAATAAATTCAACGCCGATTTTCGCGGCATGCCGCTGCGCGTGACCAGTCCGCAGGGGCGCTTCGCGGCGGAGGCGGAGCTTCTCAATGGCGAGCGCATCGAGCTGGCAGAGACCTATGGCAAGCACCTTTTCGTGCACTTTAGCGCGCAGGATCCGCACCACATCCTCTATATTCACTTAGGCCTGATTGGCAAGCTGCGCTTCGAACCCCGCGAGGAAGTAGGCGGACAGATCCGGGTGCGCATTGATAATGGCGCCGAGGCCGCTAACCTGCGCGGACCGCAGTTTTGCCGCCTGCTCACGGAAGAAGAGTATCGCACCCAGCTGGCCAAGGTCGGCCAAGATCCGCTGCGCGCGGACGCCGATGTGGAGGCGCTCTGGGCCAAAGTGCATAAATCGCGCCGCAGCATCGGCTCCCTCATGATGGACCAGCACCTCTATGCCGGCGTGGGCAATATCTACCGCGCGGAAACCCTCTTTCGCCACGGCCTCTCCCCTTTCCTGCCTGGCCGTGAGGTTTCCCGTGAAACTTTTGACGCCACGTGGGCGGACCTGGTGGATTTGATGGAGTATGGGGTGGAGCACGGCCGCATCGATACCGTACGCCCCGAGCACTCGCCCGAGGCCATGGGCCGCGAACCCCGCAAGGATGACCACGGCGGGGAGGTCTACGTCTATCGCCGCGCCGGGTTGCCCTGCTATATCTGTGGCACTCCAGTAGCAGAAAAGGTCATGGAGGGGCGCAACCTATTTTGGTGCCCCACCTGCCAGCCGGCTCCTTAA